The following nucleotide sequence is from Pithys albifrons albifrons isolate INPA30051 chromosome 2, PitAlb_v1, whole genome shotgun sequence.
ACATTCATAATGCCACACTTCCTCCATTTTCTCCACAGGATAAACTGCCTCCACGTAATGACGAATCAGTCTCAGTCTGATGGGATCAAGCTGTTTTTTATTACAAGCACCTGAATGGTTGTATTGCAGTCTCAGATTCTCCGGAGTAAAGAGTTCAGGAAAGAGTCTTACAAGAAGCCTGGCAGCAAAGTTGCCGACCGACAGGCTCTGCTGCACTATCTCTCTTACCTCCTTATCGGACAGCAAATACAGAGAAGGCACAGGGAAGTCTGGATTAGGAACAACAAGTTCATCAAGTGGTATCTTGCAAAAAtccttgctgcttctttctggtggcagtggtggcccTTCAAATTCTTCTCGAAACCTCTCAGGGTTTATTGCATAGGTGAGAAATTCCCTCCtgtcaggccctggcacatgGATTTTCCGTTGCTGTTGGTACGAGCGCCTTTGCTCTGTGTCTCTTCGTCGACACCTCTCGTCAAGCTTCCCAACAAACTCCAATGTCCACACTCTGTCATTCTTTGCCCTGGGGTACAGTATCTGCACATAGTGTCGAATTAATTTAATTCTAGTGGGGTCGAGCTGTTTCTTGCCTAAAGATCCGCTACAGTTGTATTGCTTCCGTAAGTTTTCATGAGTAAATAGTTCAGGAAATAAGAGAACAAGCAATCGAGAGGCAAAGTTGCCTATGGAAAGACTGCTTTCATATATGCTTTTAATCTGTTCTTTGTTCAACAGGTAATCTGGGACAGGGACATCAAAATCAGGAGGGGGAAAGTCAAGTTTGTCAAAATCTATGGGTACAAGCCAAATTTTTTTTGACCGTCTGCCAGGTTTTTCATATTCAAAACTGTCTTCCACTTTTATAATGGATACATCATCTGGTAAACTAGAAGAATCGTAACAGTCATCTCTCATCTGATCACACTCACTTCCATCCAGGTATGTACTTTCAAGCTCATCATTTATTCGCTGAACACACTGCTGCAACCAAGCTTCTTCTTCTTGCACATCTGGAAAGTAAATTTCAGTGTACCTACGGATTATTTGTAGCCGGTGAGGATCCAGCAGCTGTTTTCCAGAGTCTCCAAAGCAGCTGTACCTTTCAGCTAATTTTCTGTGATCAAAGAGTTCTGGAAACAGTCTGTGtaacaaaaaaacagaaaattcccCTGGCGAAGAAGCTTCATCTAAAAATTCATTTAGATCCTGAGCATCCAGCATGTAATCTGAGGCAATGACATTACTTCTGTCCAAGGACAAAGTTTCTTCCTGCTCCTTATCCTCCATAAAATGAGAGGATTCAACCTGCTCAGTCTCATAAAAACTGGATGATTGCACATTCTGTTGactgttttccatttccctttgAGCCCAAAATCTATTGAAAAAATCGTTGACTTGAGGCAAACACTCCAACTGCCAGACAGCTGTATTCTTCACAGAAGGATAACAAACTTCCACATAGTTACGGATAAGCTGCAGATGAAGAGATTCAAGTTTCCTTTTGTTGAGAAAGCCGCatgcactgcagctcctgccgAACTCATCGTCACTGAAGAGTTCTGGGAAGAGCTGCACGAGCAACCGGCAAGCCAGGTCTCCGCCTGACGTGCTTTGATCCATGATTTGTTTGAGTTCCGTAGAAGTCAGCTGGTACTCCGGGGGAGGTTTGAAGTCTGCAACAGACTCTGCAGGACTGACTTGCTTTTTAATTCTGCTGACCTCCAGAGACAACAGGTCAACTTTACTGTGGAGCTGAGTCATATTGGTATTGAGGGTGTTAAGCGtgtaaaacattttctgtatcAAAGAATATATATTTGAGTCTGAatctgctgtggctgctgctacAGCAATGGCTGTGGCCGAGTCTCTTTTGCGTTGGTCATTCAAAGTCCGAATTTGTGAGGGACTGCTGGGGTTGAGTTTCTCAAACAACTCGTAAGAAGTGAACTGCTCTGTACCTGGTGGGTTCTTCTTCTCCGTGATTTTGTGTGAGATGCCATAGAGAGGTTTTTTATAAGATGGAGTGATTACATCACTGAAGAATTCTTCTTCACCCAGCCATGTTACATTAGAATTCTTGTTCTTGTTAGGCTGTTCTGCATTTACCTGAGTGGGTGAGCCAGTATCTCTGTTCCTCATGTTTGAAAGGGAGCCCTTCAAAGGAATAAACATTGTATTAGTAAGACTGTCTTAAAAACATTAGCTATAGGTAAGTTATATAAAAACGCAAAGCCAAATTTTCTTCAGGGGATTTGTGTTAAATaatcaaaattaataaattcactaggaaaaacaaaaatacagtaaGCTATTatttaggttttctttttcttttttttttttgcttgctccATGGACTAGAAAAGCAATAATAATTCTTAGTACTCTCTACCCACGGAGCTCTAAATGCTCTCCCAAATTAAGTATCATTAGGCTTCATCTTGCATATGAGGATCTTGGTCTGTAGAGAATTTGGGTGGCAACAAGTCAGCAACAGAGCCAAGAATAGCAACCAGATTTTCTGACTCCTGGTCCTGTGACCTTGCCACTGCCTCCAACAACTGCATTTAATGTTCCAGCACTCTCTTTAGGCCAACTTTTGAAAATGTCACAAAGGCTATAAAACACAAAACTTATGCTTATTCTCTTCTAATGTGAAAAATCTATAtagagctttttaaaaaaatcttttaaatggTGCACAACTCCTAAACAAATCCTGAAAATGAcctaatttttaaaaggtattctatttaaataacaaaaacataaaGTGATAAGTACCTTGGtattatctttttaaaaaggaagcctaagatttctttatttctgaaatgcagagaaGTTTAGACTTATGCATTTTTAAGTTTCAAAagaatttatataaaaacaGCAATGAGCTCTTAAGGAATTAATGTTCTTGGTAATTTGTAATTCTTCCTCATTGCTTAAAATTGGAACCATTTTCATCATCTCACAGCAAGTATGCAGGGCTTGGGagtttttttttgtggtttttttttttgcaaacacATGGATATTGCAAGTAGTTTCTAGGAATTTAAGCAGacacaacaaaatcaaaatcCAACACAGAGAATTCAAACATGAGAAAACACTCCCAGATTTTAGAGAATACTGTACTGAAGCATTTTCCTTGGCTTGTGCTACAGAATATTAATTAGATAAAAAAACTACAGCATTTGTGTTCAAGttattaaaacaaatgaaacacagaCTCGAGGTCTGAGCTGAGAGCCACAAAAAATTTGAAATTCTAGTGAAGACCCCACTATGTCATACAGTCAGAAACTTGAATTAAGGTTTCCTTCTGAAAAAACAGAACTGTGGTCCCTCAGTGTGGTCCCTCCCTATGTGTACTCACACTTGGCATCTGCTTGCTGCAGTGACAAATTGAATCTAATTACTATTTAATTTCTAATGCAATGTATACTCAAAAGAGGCTCAGAAATAACAAGCTGGTTTGCACTCCAAGTTTAGAAACCAGCACTCAGTTAAATTGAAGCCATGATTCCAAGTTTGCTCACTCCCATCATACAATGCTACATAAGAACCCTTTGTGTTTTCACACCCAAAGCTGTGGATGGAGAGATGATCCAAAGAAAGTGTAATGCAAAGGTGATACATTGAGAACTGTCCCACTCATAGCAAAGCAGATTTGCCAAGAGGATAGTGAGAAATCAGAGGCCTGTAACACCACCAGCTGTTAAAGGGCGACTTTTACCCCCGAGTGGTATGATATACCCTAACTAACTAAATTAGCTCTCTGTGACTTGTAAAATACCACAATGAAGACTGAATTGTGAGCAGACTGAGATCCACATTGTTCCCACCTAACTACaggctcctgtgctgggactgaAGTTATCATACACCACCTGTACTTGTCAGTGAAGAAACATGGGTACTTTCAGATGGTAGCAGAGCTCTATCAAACAGACATCACCTGAAAGCAGGCCAGGCCAATGTCCACTGACAACAAACACAGTACTGCTCCCCAGTCAGACACCCAAACTGAACtacaaattattttactgtttttgATCAGAAGAACATAACAAAACATTTCTTACAGAAACAATGAGATCTGCAACCTAATTAGCCAGCTCTTCCACTAACACTCCTGTTGACAGAGTATACCCCAAATATTCCTTCACATACAGCATGAGACTCATTCAGTTCCTTTCCTACTAAATAGCTTGCCATGGGCCACTAGGTGTCTGTCAGTTCTCAGCTAACCGCCCGCTGTTGATTTTCCCTAATTAATTATGTATTAAAACTTGGCAGTGGGGGGGTATCTTCTGTTAATGCACACCTCACACACAATGTCAGGGCAAAGCAACATTAGAATGAGTATTAAAGAACACAAATTTATTGTCTTGAGAACCTTACTGCACTTCGATGGTGCGACTGTGACAGTTTGCACTGGATTTTGGACACGGTGCTCTGGAGCTCATGCACAGAACTACAGCAGATCCCCACTGTCCTGGCAGCAGAACTTCTGCCCTTCCCCTAACACAGCTCACAGTGTTTGGCTTTGGTTGCAGGACAGATTTGGctctctgcatttcagaaacaCATAGGCAGTGTTCAGCTGGCAGACAACAAAACATCTGGGCCTGCATTTAAGGATTTTTCCTTCAGATACgttctcattttccttccttttgcttttaattatcTTGTCTCCACACCATAAATACATAGCTGTTTGTAAATTCTCCAATTAAACTAGTATGTTAATAGTTTAATTAGTTTTCTGTAGCACTGATCATTAAGCATCCCTGTATTTCAGACAATACCACACCCATTTAGGATGATCAGCTCTAATGTACCAtcaaaaaagaagcaaaggtTTTGTTCTGTTAGGCTCAATGTACACAAAGCAGGGCTGCTTTTTATACTACAGATGCACAGTAAATTTTTATGTTCTAAACACTCTTTGAACATTTGcaaaatgcagtattttggaaaacattGACCAATACAAGAAATTGTGAAAGAGTCTCTTGCATTCTTTCTCAGAGTCCTAATCCAAGTTTTAAAACTTGCTTAGTTATTGTTCTGTTCAGTGCTCAAGTCCAGCTAATTTATGACCTTTAATATGCTTACGGAACAAAGTCGAAATATCTGTAAGAATACAATGCATAATATTCTAGCATCTgagtaaagaataaaaaatagttgagcaagaaacagaaagattcTATCAAACACATGAGAACTTGGAAAAGTCTTGcacaaaattttttttaattacaatcttctaaacttttttttaaaagaaactcaGGGGAAATCAATTTCTGGTTATGAAGCAGCAttcagaacttaaaaaaaatatgtcttCAGATAGAAAGTAATTTGGTAATATAATCACTAGCCCAATAAAAAGCACAACTCTGTTTATATCACACACTGATGCCTACGCAATGTGTGGTAAAAATATACTACAAGCACAACATTCTtgaaaaaattaagattttgtCCACTgtttaaacagaaacaaaatcatcAATTAAACCAAAATATTGGTACTAAAAAAGGTATTAAGCTAGAGGACTATTTCTGGTTGGTTATTTAACTAAACCTGCTGATTCACTGGAGTCAGCCAAGAATGAACCTTCATCATTATTACTGGGTCAATTGCTGATATATTATAAGTCCAAAGTTATAATTAActtcaaattaaattttaaaatttattaatggCAAACAGTAAAcagtaaaatacaaaacaagCACAGTTCAGAGACCATTATAAAGCTCTTTTAAGAATCTGAATGTAAGGAAACAAttgtaaaaaggaaaagaaagaaaccgGATAATAAGATTAAAACCTACCTACCACAGGCATTCAGGGAAAAAACCAGCCCTGAGAAGTCAGAGAGATGAtagtcaagaaaaagaaatagaaagaggGTGGCTAGAAACGAGACATGAAATGTGCAAATACAACATGGAATAACTGGCCTGGTagcagaacagcagaaaaggaTATGTGCTTAGAGTAGGTCACAAACTAAATATAACCGAGGGCCTGAAGTTATTCAAAAGAGGATGAATTTGAATCTGGGTTATTTTAATAAAGTGCTGAGTGTGAAAAACAGGAGGTCATTATACTGCTCTAGAGGGTGTCAGGAGAGATGTGACTATCTGACACTGGACAGTGCTTTCAGGACtctcaaaggaagcaaaaaaaatataagGTGATTCCTGAAGAAGAGCTGAAAAAGGAGACTTTTAGTCttgggaaggaagggctgagggTGGACAAAATCACATGAATTTTCCCACACGCAGAAGACTCTTCTAGAAACAGATGATCACTGCTGCCCCTACTAAAAAGAACAAGGACAAAAAGAAGCTGGGTCTGTTCGATAAAGATTAATTGAAATCTGCCATTGTTAGAGAGATGAAACACTAAATCAGGATGATGGAAGAGACTGATCATCTCCACAGCTCGAGAAACATTTGGATTGCCACAAGTGGGATGCTGCACCAGAAGTTGTAACACATTCCACTTTGATATGCTGAAGTCTTCTGCATCCCTGCATTTTTACCTTTCAAATAATATGTAAATTTATACTTGTCTCACTGACATCAGATTTGTGTCACACAAGGAAGAATTACAGCCCCGATTCTATCACTGAAGATACAGCTGAAGGACTGGGTGACATGAGAGGGACTGTAATCAGAGTCATGTCTAGTTACTCCAATCACTGCCTGCTCCCACGTTCTCTGGCAAACAACAAAAACGTACTTCATATGAATAAACTAACCCATGATTGTATTTCAAAAATGAGATTGCTTCCATGTTATTAAAAGAATACCCAGACATGTGTGCAACTGTCTTAAGATTATCCACATCTGCAAACTCATTATCCATTCAAATCTAGTTAAAAGATTTGCATTGTTTTTATAGCAGCACTGAATTTAGCCTAAGAAATATGACCCGAAAAATCACAGTGATGTGTAGAGCGGTCACCTCCTGCGTAAAGCGTCTCTTCTTCACGCTGGGCAAGGCATCCTGCTGGGCTCCTGACCCATCACAGCCCAGGGGGGTCTGCTTCCGCTTGTTGGAATCCTGCAGGCAAGGAACTGCACCATCCAGGGATTGTTTCTCAGCAGATCTGGATGTTACTGAGCAGTCTAGAGCTTCATCTTCGTTTTCTGTTTCtactttcacattttttttaggaatttttactggaaaaagagaaggtttaGAAAGATAAAGTACCCTCTTCAGAAAATCATGACACCCTTAATACAATTGCAGGTATCTTTTTGCGGTTTGTTTCTTGttatgaaaacatattttgaagaaTGTACGTCAAGATCACCCCAAAGTCAAATCATTCAGTTTTCCAGTAAATGACTATTTCTTCCCCAAAGAAGAATCTAAAGCATAAAGGACGTAGAGCAGAAAATACAGTAAGGAACAAAGATAGTGGTGCATTTCAgatagctttttaaaaaacattcatGTAATTTGTCTTGATCCAACTTCATTCTTTAGCAGATGGCAAAGGCTTTAATTCAACAACAATTTTTGCCTGACCAAAAATTACACCAAGTATAATATTTTACCTTCATCATCATCAGTGATTTCAGCTGAATTCATCTTCTATCTCactaaagaaaaaaccaaaaatacaaaAGTAAGTATCAGCATCTTCTGAAATCAGAAAATACCTACATCAGTTCTTATAATTACTTTTCACCCAGAGGCATTGGGCCTTAACAGGCTACAGATAATTTCCAGTCTGTAGGCTTGTCAAAACCAGCTATTTTCAG
It contains:
- the BEND3 gene encoding BEN domain-containing protein 3 isoform X1; translation: MNSAEITDDDEVKIPKKNVKVETENEDEALDCSVTSRSAEKQSLDGAVPCLQDSNKRKQTPLGCDGSGAQQDALPSVKKRRFTQEGSLSNMRNRDTGSPTQVNAEQPNKNKNSNVTWLGEEEFFSDVITPSYKKPLYGISHKITEKKNPPGTEQFTSYELFEKLNPSSPSQIRTLNDQRKRDSATAIAVAAATADSDSNIYSLIQKMFYTLNTLNTNMTQLHSKVDLLSLEVSRIKKQVSPAESVADFKPPPEYQLTSTELKQIMDQSTSGGDLACRLLVQLFPELFSDDEFGRSCSACGFLNKRKLESLHLQLIRNYVEVCYPSVKNTAVWQLECLPQVNDFFNRFWAQREMENSQQNVQSSSFYETEQVESSHFMEDKEQEETLSLDRSNVIASDYMLDAQDLNEFLDEASSPGEFSVFLLHRLFPELFDHRKLAERYSCFGDSGKQLLDPHRLQIIRRYTEIYFPDVQEEEAWLQQCVQRINDELESTYLDGSECDQMRDDCYDSSSLPDDVSIIKVEDSFEYEKPGRRSKKIWLVPIDFDKLDFPPPDFDVPVPDYLLNKEQIKSIYESSLSIGNFASRLLVLLFPELFTHENLRKQYNCSGSLGKKQLDPTRIKLIRHYVQILYPRAKNDRVWTLEFVGKLDERCRRRDTEQRRSYQQQRKIHVPGPDRREFLTYAINPERFREEFEGPPLPPERSSKDFCKIPLDELVVPNPDFPVPSLYLLSDKEVREIVQQSLSVGNFAARLLVRLFPELFTPENLRLQYNHSGACNKKQLDPIRLRLIRHYVEAVYPVEKMEEVWHYECIPSIDERCRRPNRKKCDILKKAKKAKKVTGSLNC
- the BEND3 gene encoding BEN domain-containing protein 3 isoform X2, encoding MRNRDTGSPTQVNAEQPNKNKNSNVTWLGEEEFFSDVITPSYKKPLYGISHKITEKKNPPGTEQFTSYELFEKLNPSSPSQIRTLNDQRKRDSATAIAVAAATADSDSNIYSLIQKMFYTLNTLNTNMTQLHSKVDLLSLEVSRIKKQVSPAESVADFKPPPEYQLTSTELKQIMDQSTSGGDLACRLLVQLFPELFSDDEFGRSCSACGFLNKRKLESLHLQLIRNYVEVCYPSVKNTAVWQLECLPQVNDFFNRFWAQREMENSQQNVQSSSFYETEQVESSHFMEDKEQEETLSLDRSNVIASDYMLDAQDLNEFLDEASSPGEFSVFLLHRLFPELFDHRKLAERYSCFGDSGKQLLDPHRLQIIRRYTEIYFPDVQEEEAWLQQCVQRINDELESTYLDGSECDQMRDDCYDSSSLPDDVSIIKVEDSFEYEKPGRRSKKIWLVPIDFDKLDFPPPDFDVPVPDYLLNKEQIKSIYESSLSIGNFASRLLVLLFPELFTHENLRKQYNCSGSLGKKQLDPTRIKLIRHYVQILYPRAKNDRVWTLEFVGKLDERCRRRDTEQRRSYQQQRKIHVPGPDRREFLTYAINPERFREEFEGPPLPPERSSKDFCKIPLDELVVPNPDFPVPSLYLLSDKEVREIVQQSLSVGNFAARLLVRLFPELFTPENLRLQYNHSGACNKKQLDPIRLRLIRHYVEAVYPVEKMEEVWHYECIPSIDERCRRPNRKKCDILKKAKKAKKVTGSLNC